In Nicotiana tabacum cultivar K326 chromosome 17, ASM71507v2, whole genome shotgun sequence, one DNA window encodes the following:
- the LOC107770502 gene encoding internal alternative NAD(P)H-ubiquinone oxidoreductase A2, mitochondrial-like → MALVRAARSSLRRSGGAVGIYASERNKFCEGISSLSHPAPISENAVAGFNSSYIPSILRINEISLGKRGVKFTPQYQFSHAQAQVVEDSDSEHESSKYPSLEATKPGEKPRVVVLGSGWAACRFLKGLDTKLYDVVCISPRNHMVFTPLLASTCVGTLEFRSVAEPVSQIQKALAKDPNSYFFLASCSGVDTHKHEVFCETVGDEGVSHEPYRFKVAYDKLVIASGADPLTFGIKGVRENAFFLREVYHAQEIRKKLLLNLMLSENPGISEEEKERLLHCVVVGGGPTGVEFSGELSDFIMRDVRQRYAHVKNYIRVTLIEANEILSSFDVGLRQYATKHLTKVGVRLVRGVVKEVHPNKIVLSDGSDVPYGLLVWSTGVGPSEFVRSLNVPKSPGGRVGVDEWLRVPSVEDVFALGDCAGFLEHTGKPVLPALAQVAERQGKYLVGLLNNIGKQNGGKALSAKEISLGDPFVYKHLGSMASVGRYKALVDLRQSKDEKGISLAGFVSWFIWRSAYLTRVISWRNRIYVAMNWATTLVFGRDNTRIG, encoded by the exons ATGGCATTGGTAAGGGCTGCAAGGAGTAGCTTAAGGCGCTCCGGAGGTGCAGTTGGAATCTATGCTAGTGAAAGAAATAAATTCTGTGAAGGCATTTCATCATTGAGTCATCCCGCGCCTATTTCTGAAAATGCTGTAGCAGGTTTCAATTCATCATACATTCCAAGCATACTGAGGATAAATGAAATAAGTCTTGGGAAAAGAGGAGTGAAGTTTACCCCTCAATATCAGTTTTCACATGCACAAGCTCAAGTGGTTGAGGATTCTGATTCAGAGCATGAAAGCTCAAAGTATCCTAGCCTTGAAGCAACAAAACCAGGCGAAAAGCCTAGAGTTGTTGTTCTTGGCTCTGGTTGGGCTGCTTGCAGGTTCCTTAAGGGGCTAGACACTAAATTATATGATGTGGTTTGTATATCACCAAGAAATCACATGGTCTTTACCCCTTTGCTTGCATCGACTTGCGTTGGAACATTGGAATTTCGATCAGTTGCTGAACCAGTTAGTCAGATACAGAAAGCATTGGCTAAGGATCCAAATTCGTATTTCTTCTTAGCATCCTGCTCTGGTGTTGACACTCATAAACATGAA GTGTTTTGTGAAACTGTTGGCGATGAAGGAGTCTCTCACGAGCCTTATCGATTTAAAGTTGCATATGACAAGCTTGTAATTGCTTCTGGAGCTGATCCATTGACCTTTGGCATAAAGGGGGTAAGGGAAAATGCCTTTTTCCTTCGTGAAGTATATCACGCCCAAGAAATCAGGAAGAAGCTTCTTTTGAACTTGATGCTCTCAGAAAATCCAG GCATTTCAGAAGAAGAGAAAGAGCGCTTGTTGCACTGTGTTGTTGTTGGAGGTGGCCCAACAGGGGTTGAATTCAGTGGGGAACTAAGCGATTTTATCATGAGAGATGTACGTCAACGTTATGCTCATGTCAAAAATTACATTCGCGTAACCCTCATTGAG GCAAATGAAATCTTGTCTTCATTTGACGTTGGATTGCGACAATATGCCACAAAGCATTTGACTAAG GTTGGCGTCCGCCTTGTTCGAGGTGTTGTAAAAGAAGTACATCCAAATAAAATAGTTCTCAGTGATGGAAGTGATGTCCCATATGGCCTTCTCGTTTGGTCTACTGGAGTTGGTCCTTCTGAATTTGTTAGATCACTAAATGTTCCTAAATCTCCTGGTGGAAG GGTTGGAGTCGACGAATGGTTGCGGGTTCCTTCTGTAGAAGATGTGTTTGCACTGGGAGATTGTGCTGGTTTTCTTGAACACACTGGAAAGCCGGTGCTTCCGGCCCTTGCTCAG GTTGCTGAAAGGCAAGGGAAGTACCTTGTTGGATTGCTCAACAACATTGGGAAACAGAATGGAGGCAAAGCTCTCTCTGCCAAAGAAATCTCTCTAGGAGATCCATTTGTCTACAAGCATCTTGGAAGCATGGCATCTGTGGGGCGTTACAAAGCTCTCGTTGATCTCCGCCAATCTAAG GATGAAAAAGGCATCTCATTAGCAGGCTTCGTGAGCTGGTTTATTTGGCGCTCCGCATATCTGACTCGAGTTATCAGCTGGAGGAACAGGATATATGTGGCTATGAACTGGGCAACAACGTTAGTCTTTGGCAGAGACAATACTAGGATAGGATAA